The genomic stretch aagctccccattgaccctcttagtaaaaagagtggggtcgattagcccaacatcaaacccacggtctaccaacaattccttaaggtgctcataccaagctctaggagcttgcttgagaccataaagtgctttatcaagcttgtagacatggttaggaaagttgagatcctcgaaccccgggggttgcttaacatacacctcttcatgcaaaggaccattaagaaaagcactcttcacatccatttgttgaagcttaaagttatgatgcgatgcataagcaagaaggatacggatggactcaagacgagccacgggagcataggtctctccaaagtcaatcccttcaacttgagagaaaccttgagccaccaatcttgccttgttcctcacaatgtttccaaactcatcttgcttgttcttgaatatccatttagtgccaataacattgcggcactcctttggcttctctactaaagtccacactttgttgcgcttgaagttgttgagttcctcatgcatagcttccacccaatccgaatcttcaagggcttcaaacactttcttgggttccactacggAGATAtaggcatgatgattgctaaagttagccaattgccttcttgtggagacttttgctcgaacatcaccaaggaccttatcatgagtgtgtccacgaatttcaagggtcctatctcttcttgccaaacgacgggcctcgatctcctccttggttcttcttggccttggaggtgtcacttgatcaacttgatcatttgggtccccgtcttgaccttcaatttgagcttcctcaattacttgaggttgctcatcctcatgtgcttgatcttggacattatcCGGTGAGAGTAGAATGTTGAAaggatattcatcggatccatcatgaatccgtggttgatcttgttcttgatcttgtccttgatcttgcacacaagagggagggttttgttcttgttcttgggttggtgcatcatttgcttcacttgatggggtttgttgatgttgagaagatgagggctccaccgtggtagagcatagtccttcccgagacgccacaccgtgtccctcaatggggcggaaaaatcccacacccattcttactatggcatcttgaggtatttcatcacctgcacaaacatcaacttgccccacttgggagccatcattttcttcgaacttcacactacaagattcaatgataatcccggaggatacatcaaagattctataagtgtgagattcggcaccgtaaccaacaaatataccctccaaagctttaggagcaaatttagacaaacgaactcctttgattttgtagaaacacttacaaccgaacaccttgaagtatgagatgttgggcttgttgccggtgagtatttcatatggagtcttgttcaagcccttgcggagataaagccggttggaggagtgacatgcggtggagatggcttcggcccaaaagttatagcgggatttatactccgccatcatagaccttgccatatccataagagtccggttcttcctctccgcaacaccattttgttgaggggtgtaagcagcggaatattgatgacgaatcccctcatcactaagaaagtcattgagtgtgtagttcttgaactcggagccgttgtcacttcttattgccataatgaggaggttgtgttggcgttgcacctcggtagcaaagtcaatgaatatttgttgagtctcatctttcgtcttgagaaagtagacccaagtgtatcttgagtaatcatcaacaatcaccaagcaatgtttcttcgcaccaagacttgcatgagtaacgggaccaaagagatccacatgaaggagctccaagatcctcttggaagagatgatggtcttgcttggatgcggagagtcatgcattttgccttcaacacaagccctacaaacacgatctttggcaaaagacacattttccattagtcccacaatatggttccccttgtgaagactttgcaaagttctcatgttgacatgggctaggcggcgatgccacaaccaacccacgtccgcctttccgaataggcacatcgcacttgacgtggtggtccccgaaaagtccaccacatacaagttgtgttcgcgatacccaacgaatgcgacttttagagtcttgctccacaagaggaccacaatatcattatcaataaagacggcgaaacccatcttgccaagggcggaaacggaaagcaaattgtaaccaagggttttgacaagcatgacatccacaagagtaatgttgtgtgcaaccacaaccttgccaaaacccaatacctcggatgtagaattatcgccaaaggagacggtgatatcatttacattaggcctcaactccttgacgaggttcttgccgccggtcatatgacttgtacatccactatcaagtacccattttgaacctccggtggcatagtcctacatgagatcaattcttggatttaggtacccatttttcaatgggtcctcttttgttagcaacaagggtctttgggacccaaatagaccaagcaacataaccatcatatggaccaacatacttagcataaacatcaccataataatctttaaagagAACATAGTGAGGATTGTCTATTCCCgcaccatcatcattaatggtgttgCCCTTTCGGGGTTCACCATTAGCTTTCTCATGTGCGGGCTTGgtctttttcttgtttgcctttttagccttggaattaaaaccaagtccctccttcccattgtttgatctttgcttactcaaaagatcatccaacgaaagtttactttggggagaggaggtcctagcaagttcatctttcaacctagcattttcctcaataacatttgcatgatcacatgaaggagtagaggagctaggcacatcatatgaggcaagcctaatttgaagttgctcataagacttggataagagtgtgtattcactcttcaaagctttgtgagctttgtctagttcatctagatctttcacaagtttctcatgatcaacctcaaattgggccttttcctttttaagcactttaaacttagccctagcaagatctctagctttagtgagcttgttaattttatcttgaggctcttcaagagtttctagcctctcctcaagagaagctatagtttcttgactttcctcaagagcatttttaagagcatggatttcaagagagtcttctctctctatttgaccctttttctcaagcatatcgctttgttgagctaaacgaaccaTGAGGCTAGAAACATGcttcttagtgttaccttgtaggttaagaatgaaatcatcaaaatctagcatttcttgtttcacttttagactagcatcatcaacccctagatcactagatatgttaggcatagaggggttaggggatgatacctcggaggatttagccataaggcaactttcttcctccacatgaatgacctcattgggggattcacttggtgatgaagagttagtggagagggaggcaagagcgaccaatccattagaggttgcatcttcttcatcatcaacatcatcatctccggaggtatactcttcttgagttgatagcacaataggtgtgtccaaggaggaccttgccatgaagcaatgtgcattcttgatttgagggttctcattgggagattcaaagagagatgaagagggtgtgttggtggtggcgatggcggccaattcctttgagctttcttcatcttcatcgccactagaactttcaacttcatcggtagaatattcttcccttgttactagcacaactcttgagggcctcttgcccttcttggtcttatggttgtagaacttcttgttgggtggctttgaatatttgccctttgagtctttgctcttgtccttgggaatgagcctcccattatgaagctctctattctcataggggcattcggcaatgaagtggcgcttgtcatcacaattgtagcatgatcttgtctttggaccaaagcttgtGAACCcatttttgttgttcctcttgatgttgtcttccttggccttggagggatcaacccaaaaggattttgcatggaaggccatgtgatcatggaagtggcattgcaaatcttccggataagtcatactccaagatgctctataagattcttgaggaaccacttcttcaacggagttgaccaccaaggcaaggttggaaccttttgccatcccaatagcacgattgcgagaatcatgagaggtttcctcaagcaccttgagagcttgcaattCGTGCacaacttgttgagaggtgagagaggaatagcattcccttcccacaagagtcttgacatcaatgggtacaaatggcatcatgcattcaatgtacttctccttgatccaagaatcattgatgtgggtggcaccaacgagccggaaggcatcggcaacggtgagaagtcttccatacatatcttcatgatcttcatccggaagcctcatgaacccttcggctttatttttgagagcattatacttgttcctccttgtgctctcacttccaatgcaactcgcGGTCAAAccctcccaagcttccttggcggtggtgtagttccggacacgatgcaattccttagTCCCCACACTtgattgaatcatgtgcaaggcggtgttgttgagttgactctcaatggcttctcttctagtcaaattgtcggggttgtatggcttgaagcccaccttgatgattctccataattcattggaggcactacaaacatgagagcggaactcaaattgccaagtatcgaaatcctcaatagaaaacttaggtgggtcgcccctaatgttcaaatgaggcatgggaacaggtatatcgggtgattggaaaggtggaggtactcgattgtagctctcactttcactagttcccttgggagatgcaatgggggatttgatagtgtttaagttatcaccttccacgggtttggtagatgagggtaagtccgaagcctctccctcatgtAACACACCCGTGTCTttaacctctacactaggagccttgggaagggccggagccaaaagctcggcaatcatctttttcatgctttccatttgggcttccacggaggacttcaacgaattgaagtcttccacggagaccatcttggcggccccttccgaggactcctcgtccggcatactcttaggcggttaagcccgaaataagagccgaggctctgataccaattgaaaggatcgtatgccgcacctagagggggggtgaataggtgctaaccaatttttagttctttttcaatttaggcttgacacaaatggtaaattctctagatatgcaactaagtgaatttacctatatgacaaggctaccaactaagcaagatagagagaataggatagaggtaaccgagagtggagcacgcgatgacacggagatgattcccgtagttcccttcctttgcaagaaggtacgtctacgtttggaggagtgtggttgctacgaaagccaaaccaacagccacgaaggcttcactcagatctccggtgagcaacgccacgaaggcctagcccacatccactaagggatttcctcgaggcggaaaccgggcctttacaaggttcttggggcacacatccacaacctaattggaggctcccaaatctgttacaacacaacaatcaacaacaatacatcaacacaaatcaactagggaaccaaataggaacactagcatgagatccctcaaacaagagagggggaaatgaagaacgcttcggtgaggatgtagatcggtgtcttctccttcgaatctccaaagatcaagagatttggttgggggaggaaggagatcttgcaaatcttgactttctttgagttggctctaatggaggtgtctTGGCAgaattcttgtgcaatgattgagcaaagaggcaaggaggaagaaggggggtatttatacccccactCAAAATGGAGCCGTTGCagattccggggggccggataatccggcctaagtaagggccggataatccgccccccccggataatccggtcttcgGGGCAAAAGAGTGACaatgtccggccaaatgtccggcctccTTCCAGAGTTGATTTTCTTCCGGTCCTTAGCGAAAaacggggggccggatatttccaaaatatccggcccggataatccggccccggtacaataccgggacattatccggccaaatgtccggccccttccGAGCCAAAAACCCTCGAAAcacttagccaaaaacaggggggccggatattttgacaatatccggcccggattatccggcctggccaaactttTTCTGAATCCTTTTTGACacacgatcaaatccaacacacaagaataaatatctatgtaatccctgtaccacttaaacaaacattagtgtatcatatatattgacatcaaacacacaaaacataatgtgagagatgttctttcacaccggaagtagggcggaagttccggtcaccggaacttccggccaaaaaagtgcttcacgaaaacttcaataacttttgcatccggactccgattttgatgatcttgggctcgtttcgaagctagtaacaagctctacaagatcatgcagggaaccatcatagtccagtaatgtaggatagaaataaatgaagaaaggtttgacctatctaaaaaagacatgccggtaaaacctccaacctcgaaaatgcaacaacttgagttaggaaactcggatttaggtgaaaccaattttgttgtaaacaagatgacaagagctaccccacaaagagtgaagagCTTaataacaagtgattcatgcggaatccgttttcgatgaactagagcttgtcatgagaataagcacaagctctaaaacaccatatggataagatacaaataacaaccaagaaagatgatgcaaggatgcaaaggtttgagctctccgaaggatacgatcgagttactcactcgagagccctcttgatagtacgacaactaaactataaactggtctccaactacactatgagaccggtgagaaagaaaccctatcaagagcaaaccttatacttgcgcattccacttgagctcgatgatgacgatcttgaccgcaacaagatggaacgcctttcttgcttgtgcttgcttgacgaagtcttgaagattgctcccccataaaccaccatgggagagcttcttcttcggcgcaacttcacatatccatgatcagcatatggatggcaagagtcaatcaaatgatctcttcaagatggctcatcttgaacttgcatttcatttcttcatggcaagcttcaagcttatgatctcttcgaattggctcatcttgaacttgcacttcatttcgttgatgtcttgaagttaaccttgagagctcacttcatcttcatcttcaagacatacttgacacttgatcttcttcatttgcttcttattgcaatcttgagcttcaagcttatgatctcttcgagttggctcatcttgaacttgcacttcatttcattgatgtcttgaagttaaccttgagagctcacttcatcttcatcttcaagacatacttgacacttgatcttcttcatttgcttcttattgcaatcttgagctTCAatcttatgatctcttcgagttggctcatcttgaacttgcacttcatttcgttgatgtcttgaagttaaccttaagagctcacttcatcttcatcttcaagacatacttgacacttgatcttcttcatttgcttcttattgcaatcttgaagccaacatatggttcaagcattgcctatggacaactcctataaatataactcaatgcaaacattagtccatagggattgtcattaattaccaaaaccacacatggggccgggctccatgcactttcacccgcCCCCCACGCGCGAGCCACggtcggccgccgcccgccacggccgcgcgcgAGCCACGaccggccgcgcccgctccggCTGCGCCCTCTCCCGCTCCGGCCGCCCCCACGCCGGCACCCGCCCGCTCCCGCTTCGAACGCCCGCCATGGCCACACCTGGTCGCCCGCTCCGGCCCACGCGCTGCCTTGCTGCGCTGCCGCCGCTCCAGTCTCGGGCGCCACCGTTCCTAGCCCCCGTGCCGCCACCCTCGACCGCAGCTCGGTAGAATTTGGCCGGATTCCAGCAAGGTCATGTGCAGGAGCAGTTGCTATCTGCTGAAATTTCAGCCCGCCACGGGTGAGGGGTTGACCCTGTATTCCCCCTCCCAACCCTCACAAGTAAGGGGCGAAAAGCCaccccgtagccaaaactgtaaaaattcGAGACGGGGGCctgatttacggggtctgctagacggtcgggtagagctctacccagTATATCGACGGTTATTTTACGGGATTGGGCCTTTTAAGGAgtttgttagacatgctctaagggtGTAGCAAAAACAATATAACCTATAGTATCCTATCCGGGACGAACTTCGTAACTTGTAATGATTTGATTTGATCAATTAAGTGCTgacattctcaaaaaaaaaaaaaaaataccgaCAACCTTGCCACCTTGGTAGCAATGAAGACACGTCGGGCGAATCATCTACTGGTACGAAATAAAACGAGGGCACTCGCGAAAAATCCACAAAAACTGCGCAAAAGATCAAATTCCCCCTTGTCGTCTGAGGGCCTCCGGGCTGCTCCGGTCAAGGGTTTGCTCCCGCCACCAAATTTTCACTTCCCCAGCCCTTCCGCACGGCCACGGCGGAGGCACCGGCTCGCGAGCGTCCCCGGCGATCGTGAGGGGGCCACCGGCTTGCTCCTCGCTAGGTCAACAATGCCGCTCGCCGCCACCCAAGAGGGAGAGGCGTCGGGGTCCAGagcccccgcgcgccgccgcggccgctgCTCCACCACAGCCGTCGCCGCTGCGCTCCGCCGCGGCCGCAGCTCCGCCACAGCCGCCTCCGCTGCCGCCATGCCCGCGACGACGGCGCGGTCGGTGGCGCTGGTGCGTGCGCGGCGGCAGTCCTCGGGCTCCCAATCGGCACAGCGaaagaagagaaggagaagggcGGGTTCGAACAAGAGACCAAGCAAACGGAAGAGAaccagcgaggaggaggaggaggaggtctcatCTGCAGGCAGCTCCCCGATTCGCGTTCCGCACATCCCCGATGAGGTGTATCGTCGGGGACTTGACGATCCTGATACATGGAAGACCATTCAGAAGGCACAGGCGGACTACGACGCAAAATTAGGTGTGCTGCCCCTCGATTCCTTATAATTTCTGTTGGTCCAAGGTTTAGAAGATTAAAATTTCCGAGATTGAGGTGTGATGCACGTTGGTGTTTNNNNNNNNNNNNNNNNNNNNNNNNNNNNNNNNNNNNNNNNNNNNNNNNNNNNNNNNNNNNNNNNNNNNNNNNNNNNNNNNNNNNNNNNNNNNNNNNNNNNTGCTTATTTCTTGCAGCTCGCCGTATGACATATCCCACGCTTAATGTGCACATGATCAGAGCTTCTATGTGCGTGCTTGATGATCCAGAGCTTGTTCCGGACCATGAATCTGCAAGGAAGGCAGTGCTTCATGCCGCTCAATCTGTTGTTGGGATTTCATCCTCCGTAGGTGATATTAGTGATACCTTGGCTCTTTATTTAGGAGCATCGTGAAAACATGTTATTTACAGATTTTCATCAATTTGTAGGTGGTAAGCCGCTAGCACGAGGCTGTGGTTTCTGGATTGATTGGGACAAGAAGAATAAAATGGGAACTTTCTTGACAACTTCACGCTTAATTTGCACCGAATCTCCATCCTTTAACTGCTGGTTAGGACAAGAAGAGTATGATCTTGATGCCGAGGTGAGTTCTTTAAGataagtaaaatgatgggttcatATCCATAGCAACTTCCTTTTGTGATGGGTGAAACCATAAACCCCTTTAATAAGTGCAATGAAAAGACAAAGGCTCAGTCTGCTTATCTTGATATGACATGATAAAGGTCTTAACACTTATTAACCATCTTATGTCGAACTTTTGAGGGAAATCTGAACCTAACATGATTTTCTAAATGAATGTGAGTATTAAGATAGGATGGCCACATAAGGTAGCACTTTGGGTTGGAGCAATCATCAATGGCAGAATCATACATCTCGCTACTTGGAAAGGAATCCTGTGATCCAGGTGTGATAGCTTCCATGTTGCCCAATATCACTCGGCACAGCAACATTAATTGCATCGCTTTTCCTCAACATAACATAGACCGATGCTGCCAAACAATGAATATGGTCAAATATTAACTAATGGAATGGAATAGTCAGAATAGTTGAGTAATTCTTAGCATACCCGTCTATGAATTTCTTTTAAACATCGGAATTTGAAACTACTATCTAAAACTGGGCTAGGGTTGAAGTTTAACTGTTTTTAAAAAAGTTTGGGTTTAACATATACGGTTTTCATAGCTCAGGGATCAAATTGGACCTAGCTACCATAGTTTAGGGTTTAAAAGAGACTTTGTTTAGATATTCTAGTGCATATGGGTTTGAATACTCTAGTGTATGTATGGGTGCCGTGTAGTTTGCTATCATTACCATGCATTGTCCAGTTTGTTGTATCATATCTTATGTACAATTGTTGTTGTCTATTAAATGCACTATTCTGGTGTTAGCGGTAATGGCCATCTTGCATGTTTGGTACTCAGATTGTACCGACTTGCCTGTCCTATTTTCTATCTATCTGCTTTGCTTGTAGCTAATCTCACTTTAATTCTAGCTGGTTTCTACCCAAATACCTACCACATCGGTGTATGATAAATTTATTTGCAAATTGATAGTTTATGTTTGTAAGTTTAGAAACAAATAAATCTTTGATTTTCACATGTTGTAGGTACTTGTTCACCTGCAGGGTGACATCACTGAAAAGGCCCACCTGCAATATCTGCAGAAGCACTACGATTTAGCCTTCTTCAGTGTTAAAGTAGATCAGCCTGTTTATATACCCTCTTTCAATGATGGTGTGAAACGGGCGAACAAAGTTTTTGAGCTTGGCAGAGATGAAAGTTCGTTTTTAAGGATAAGCTATGGTGTGGTGAAATACTTGAACCCAAACTTATTTGAACGATATCATTATATGTTTGTTCAGGGTGCAGATCCACAACCTGAGGTACAAACTGTTATCTTGAGATCAAATTGTACATTATCCTGCTATTTTCGACATTGCAATTTTGTTTCATTATTTTTGTCAATTGTTTTTtgatttgaatattttaaatacAATTTTATAGTATGGCAATGGTGGGCCGCTGATTGACTTTGATGGAAAAATTGTGGGAATGGTTAATGGCAACACAAGAGGGTCGTTTATACCATCTTCCATTTTAGTCAAGTGCCTGCATCTATGGAAGAAATTTCAGTACGTTTTTCTTCCTTTAGTTATGTTTTAGTGCTACTAAAATATCAGTACTTACTATTTTTCCTCTTCGATTAGTTCTGTTGCACAAACTTAGTTCTTTCGTCTATTACTCCTTGATTGAGCTGTTCCATTTAGATTTGTTTGAAGTTGTTAGCGAATATCCTTTACCTGCTGTAGACATATAGATCAACGTGATCTAATGGTCAGAGAAAACAATGTTTGCGAATCAAAAAATATATT from Lolium rigidum isolate FL_2022 chromosome 4, APGP_CSIRO_Lrig_0.1, whole genome shotgun sequence encodes the following:
- the LOC124646726 gene encoding uncharacterized protein LOC124646726 — translated: MPLAATQEGEASGSRAPARRRGRCSTTAVAAALRRGRSSATAASAAAMPATTARSVALVRARRQSSGSQSAQRKKRRRRAGSNKRPSKRKRTSEEEEEEVSSAGSSPIRVPHIPDEVYRRGLDDPDTWKTIQKAQADYDAKLARRMTYPTLNVHMIRASMCVLDDPELVPDHESARKAVLHAAQSVVGISSSVGGKPLARGCGFWIDWDKKNKMGTFLTTSRLICTESPSFNCWLGQEEYDLDAEVLVHLQGDITEKAHLQYLQKHYDLAFFSVKVDQPVYIPSFNDGVKRANKVFELGRDESSFLRISYGVVKYLNPNLFERYHYMFVQGADPQPEYGNGGPLIDFDGKIVGMVNGNTRGSFIPSSILVKCLHLWKKFQRIPRPHLGMKFWSIEFIDLALSENILRMCNIDDGLIVKEVSEGSPAEKLGIRAGDVIKCFNGERISTTVELENMLLSKCEDESDNLNSEVDVELEVFHIRKFLWRNRTLTVNVSDDGEVVDPGVRYPFGKGTSVSSVSPSEPSEKPGSIPCHLTEQTEGDTMVDTESPAYC